The stretch of DNA CAACAATCCGGAACTTCACCGGATTGCCGACTCCACGTCCGGAACCCGTATGACCCGACCGGATCACGTCCACCGGATCGCAACCGGATCAGCGCAGCCGGATCAATGCGGCAGAGACTTGCGCAGCGCGCCGTACAGCCAGGTGCCCAGCAGGGCGAAGGTCAGCACGACCAGCATCGGCCACGCGCCGGCTCCCAGCAGTGCCAGGACCGGTCCGGGGCACACCCCGGCCAGGCCCCAGCCGAGGCCGAAGGTCGCGCCGCCCAGCACGTAGCGCGCCCGGCTGCGCTCCTTGGGCGTCACGGTGATGGTCTGTCCGTCCAGGCTGCGCGCGCCACTGCGCCGCAG from Deinococcus sp. JMULE3 encodes:
- a CDS encoding DUF6691 family protein — protein: MSAPARIPGVHDQPGVRAAAGLLVYLLIGVYFGVVLIRSEAASWYRIQEMFRFQSFHMYGLIGSAVLTGLLTTWLLRRSGARSLDGQTITVTPKERSRARYVLGGATFGLGWGLAGVCPGPVLALLGAGAWPMLVVLTFALLGTWLYGALRKSLPH